From Calothrix sp. PCC 6303, a single genomic window includes:
- the metH gene encoding methionine synthase gives MKHPFLERLHSPERPVIVFDGGMGTHLQTQNLTPEDFGGAEYEGCNEYLVHTKPEAVEKVHRDYLAAGADVIETDTFGGTPIVLAEYNLADQTYYLNKTAAELAKRVAAEFSTPEKPRFVAGSMGPTTKLPTLGHIDYDTLKDDFVQQAEALWDGGVDLFIIETCQDVLQIKAALNAVEEVFTKKGKRIPLMVSVTMETMGTMLVGTEINAVVTILEPYKIDILGLNCATGPDLMKPHIKYLSEHSPFVVSCVPNAGLPENVGGKAHYRLTPMELRMSLMHFVEDLGVQVIGGCCGTRPEHIQQLAEITKELKPKLRTPRLEPAAASIYSTQNYTQDNSFLIVGERLNASGSKKCRDMLNAEDWDGLVSMARAQVKEGAHILDINVDYVGRDGVRDMRELVSRIVNNVTLPLMLDSTEWEKMEAGLKVAGGKCILNSTNFEDGEERFFKVLELAKRYGAGVVIGTIDEEGMARTAEKKFQIAQRAYRAALEYGIPAHEIFFDTLALPVSTGIEEDRENGKATIEAIRRIRQELPGCHFMLGVSNISFGLNPASRIVLNSMFLNEAMSAGMDGAIVSPNKILPLSKIEEKHQQVCRDLIYDSRRFENGICVYDPLGELTTLFEGVTTKRDKGLDVSLPVEERLKRHVIDGERIGLEDALKQAMEKYPPLDIINIYLLDGMKVVGELFGSGQMQLPFVLQSAETMKSAVAFLEPHMEKNESGEDNSKGRFIIATVKGDVHDIGKNLVDIILSNNGYKVINLGIKQPVENIIEAYEKHKPDCIAMSGLLVKSTAFMKENLETFNEKGISVPVILGGAALTPKFVYEDCQNVYKGKVVYGKDAFSDLNFMDKLMPAKSANQWDDSQGFLGEFAEGESENGHKQVKEKKDKKVKDDEPKVIDTKRSEAVDIEITRPQPPFWGSKFIQPEEISLEELFWHMDLQALIAGQWQFRKPKEQSKEEYQAFLQAKVHPILETWKARVLEEKLLHPQVIYGYFPCNSEGNTLHIYNPENHSQQVTSFEFPRQKSLRRLCIADFFATKESGIVDVFPMQAVTVGEIATEFAQKLFADNQYTDYLYFHGMAVQVAEALAEWTHAKIRRELGFGSSEPDNIRDMLAQRYQGSRYSFGYPACPNIQDQHKQLDLLGVDRMNMYMDESEQLYPEQSTTAIICYHPVAKYFST, from the coding sequence CAGTAGAGAAAGTCCACCGAGACTACTTAGCAGCAGGTGCGGATGTCATCGAGACTGACACCTTTGGTGGTACACCAATTGTACTCGCCGAATACAACCTTGCCGACCAAACCTACTACCTCAACAAAACTGCCGCCGAATTAGCAAAACGGGTAGCAGCGGAGTTTTCCACACCGGAAAAACCCCGCTTCGTTGCGGGTTCCATGGGACCAACTACCAAATTGCCCACCCTAGGACACATCGACTACGACACCTTAAAGGACGATTTTGTCCAACAAGCAGAAGCCCTTTGGGATGGCGGAGTAGATTTATTCATCATCGAGACTTGCCAAGACGTGCTGCAAATCAAAGCAGCCTTAAATGCGGTGGAAGAAGTATTCACCAAAAAGGGCAAAAGAATACCCTTAATGGTTTCTGTCACCATGGAAACCATGGGGACAATGTTGGTAGGGACAGAAATTAACGCCGTCGTCACAATTTTAGAACCCTACAAAATAGATATCCTTGGCTTAAACTGTGCCACAGGACCCGACTTGATGAAACCACACATCAAATACTTGTCGGAACATTCACCTTTCGTGGTTTCCTGTGTACCCAATGCGGGTTTACCAGAAAACGTCGGAGGTAAAGCACATTACCGTTTGACACCGATGGAATTACGGATGTCACTCATGCATTTTGTTGAAGATTTGGGTGTCCAAGTGATTGGGGGTTGCTGTGGGACACGTCCAGAACATATTCAACAACTAGCAGAAATTACCAAGGAGTTAAAACCAAAGCTGCGAACACCGCGATTAGAACCAGCGGCAGCATCTATTTACTCAACCCAAAATTATACACAGGATAATTCCTTCTTAATTGTGGGGGAACGTCTCAACGCCAGCGGTTCCAAAAAATGCCGAGATATGCTCAACGCCGAAGATTGGGACGGATTGGTTTCCATGGCAAGGGCGCAAGTTAAAGAAGGCGCACATATCCTCGATATTAACGTGGACTATGTAGGGCGTGATGGCGTGCGGGATATGCGAGAATTAGTTTCCCGCATCGTCAACAATGTCACCTTACCCTTAATGTTGGACTCCACCGAGTGGGAGAAAATGGAAGCCGGGTTAAAGGTAGCTGGGGGAAAATGTATCCTCAACTCCACCAACTTTGAAGATGGGGAAGAACGTTTCTTCAAGGTGTTGGAATTAGCCAAGCGATATGGTGCGGGTGTCGTCATCGGTACCATTGATGAGGAGGGGATGGCAAGAACTGCCGAGAAAAAATTCCAAATTGCCCAACGTGCCTACCGGGCAGCTTTGGAATACGGTATTCCCGCTCATGAGATTTTTTTTGATACTCTTGCTCTCCCAGTTTCCACGGGGATAGAAGAAGACCGCGAAAATGGTAAAGCAACCATAGAAGCAATTCGCCGCATTCGCCAAGAATTACCTGGTTGTCATTTCATGTTGGGTGTATCAAATATATCTTTTGGCTTAAACCCTGCATCCCGCATCGTCTTGAATTCCATGTTCCTCAACGAGGCAATGTCAGCGGGGATGGATGGGGCAATTGTCAGCCCAAATAAGATTTTACCCCTATCCAAAATTGAGGAAAAACATCAACAGGTTTGCCGGGATTTAATCTATGATTCCCGGAGATTTGAAAATGGCATTTGTGTTTATGATCCTTTAGGGGAACTCACCACGCTATTTGAAGGAGTCACAACCAAACGTGATAAGGGTCTAGATGTCAGTCTCCCGGTAGAAGAAAGATTGAAGCGTCACGTAATTGACGGTGAGAGAATCGGTTTAGAGGATGCACTGAAGCAAGCAATGGAAAAATATCCACCTTTGGATATTATTAACATCTATTTGCTAGATGGGATGAAAGTTGTTGGGGAATTGTTCGGTTCTGGACAAATGCAGCTACCTTTCGTTTTACAATCAGCCGAAACCATGAAGTCAGCGGTGGCATTTTTGGAACCCCACATGGAGAAAAACGAATCAGGAGAAGATAATTCCAAAGGGAGATTTATTATTGCCACCGTCAAAGGTGATGTTCACGACATTGGTAAAAACCTCGTAGATATCATCCTCTCCAATAACGGCTACAAGGTGATTAACCTGGGAATTAAACAGCCTGTGGAGAATATCATCGAAGCTTATGAAAAGCACAAACCTGATTGTATTGCCATGAGTGGTTTGTTGGTCAAATCTACCGCATTCATGAAGGAGAATTTAGAAACCTTCAACGAGAAAGGCATTTCTGTTCCCGTAATTTTGGGGGGTGCTGCACTAACTCCCAAATTTGTCTATGAAGATTGCCAAAATGTCTACAAAGGGAAAGTTGTGTATGGCAAAGATGCTTTTTCCGACTTAAATTTCATGGACAAATTAATGCCCGCAAAATCCGCAAATCAGTGGGATGATTCCCAAGGGTTTTTAGGAGAATTCGCTGAGGGAGAAAGCGAAAATGGGCATAAACAAGTCAAAGAAAAGAAAGACAAAAAAGTTAAAGATGATGAACCCAAGGTAATCGATACCAAACGTTCAGAAGCAGTGGATATTGAGATTACACGTCCACAGCCTCCGTTTTGGGGAAGTAAGTTTATTCAACCAGAAGAAATTTCTTTGGAAGAATTATTCTGGCACATGGATTTACAAGCTTTAATCGCGGGACAGTGGCAATTTCGCAAACCCAAGGAACAAAGTAAAGAAGAATATCAAGCTTTCCTACAAGCAAAGGTTCATCCAATTCTAGAAACTTGGAAAGCGCGAGTTTTGGAGGAAAAACTATTACATCCCCAGGTAATATACGGATATTTTCCCTGTAACTCAGAGGGCAACACATTACATATTTACAACCCCGAAAATCACTCACAACAAGTCACATCCTTCGAGTTTCCTCGGCAAAAATCCCTCCGTCGTCTTTGCATTGCGGATTTCTTTGCAACCAAAGAATCAGGAATTGTTGATGTATTCCCCATGCAAGCGGTGACAGTGGGTGAAATTGCCACAGAATTCGCTCAAAAGCTCTTTGCTGATAACCAATACACCGATTACTTGTATTTTCACGGAATGGCTGTCCAAGTTGCTGAAGCGCTAGCTGAGTGGACACATGCCAAAATCCGCAGAGAATTGGGCTTTGGAAGTAGTGAACCTGACAACATTCGGGATATGTTGGCACAGAGATACCAAGGTTCTCGGTATAGTTTTGGCTATCCTGCTTGTCCGAATATTCAGGATCAACATAAGCAATTAGATTTGTTAGGTGTTGACAGGATGAATATGTATATGGATGAGAGTGAACAACTATATCCGGAGCAGAGTACAACTGCAATTATTTGTTATCACCCGGTAGCAAAATACTTTAGTACCTAA
- a CDS encoding Tfp pilus assembly protein FimT/FimU has protein sequence MSKKFYVHHSNSGFTLLEVLVTLLMLGILSAIALPSWLSFINTRRLSTAQNQVYLAMRQAQSQAKKEKVIWLASFREQNNLIEWAVHSVNQQPSAGMWNQLESGIYIDAETSLRKVSVSPQQYQVSFDYRGQVIPQFGRITLIGQHSGYAKRCVIVSTILGAMRTGKEHQQADDSGKYCY, from the coding sequence ATGTCGAAAAAATTTTATGTTCATCACTCTAACAGTGGTTTTACACTATTGGAGGTTTTGGTGACGCTTTTAATGCTGGGAATCTTGAGTGCGATCGCGCTTCCTAGTTGGCTGAGTTTTATCAATACTCGTCGTCTCAGTACTGCCCAAAATCAAGTATACCTGGCAATGCGTCAGGCACAAAGTCAAGCGAAGAAGGAAAAGGTAATTTGGCTAGCAAGTTTTCGTGAGCAAAATAATCTGATTGAATGGGCTGTTCACTCTGTGAATCAGCAACCGAGTGCTGGTATGTGGAATCAATTGGAGTCGGGTATTTACATTGATGCTGAGACAAGTTTGAGAAAAGTTAGTGTTTCACCTCAGCAATATCAAGTCAGTTTTGATTATCGAGGTCAGGTAATCCCCCAATTTGGCAGAATTACTCTAATTGGACAACATTCTGGGTACGCGAAAAGATGTGTAATTGTTTCGACTATTTTGGGTGCAATGCGAACTGGTAAAGAACATCAACAGGCTGATGATAGTGGAAAGTATTGCTATTAA
- a CDS encoding ammonium transporter has protein sequence MLKKVTIAVAIALLVFGDPLTGNALAQTVTADDLKKVADAAAAAQSAGDTAFMLVSSALVLLMTPGLAFFYGGFVRSRNVLNTLMMSFVLMGIVGVTWILWGYSLAFSPGNGIIGGIQWAFGNVGLDVSGYLPHMAYEDALKAANPKYADVASYAGTIPHQAFMIYQAMFAIIAPALISGAIAERMSFTGYSLFVLLWSTFIYSPLAHMVWAKGGFLGLYGGLGALDFAGGTVVHISSGVSALVAAIVLGPRKTYPERLSPPHNVPFILLGAALLWFGWFGFNAGSALGANSVATVAFVATNTAAASAALMWLILEKVLRGKPTAVGAATGAVAGLVGITPAAGFVTPVAAILIGAITAFVCFYAVSFKHKVNIDDALDTFPVHGVGGTVGAILTGIFATTTVNAGGANGLLYKNPQQFLTQIIAIVIAYVVAGVGTWVILKIVDATVGLRVKEEVEFQGIDINEHGEEAYNDEFGDRISVVNKQ, from the coding sequence GTGTTGAAGAAAGTGACAATCGCAGTAGCGATCGCCTTGTTAGTTTTTGGCGATCCTCTGACAGGAAATGCTCTAGCTCAAACAGTTACAGCTGATGACTTGAAGAAAGTAGCAGATGCCGCAGCAGCGGCTCAATCCGCAGGAGATACAGCATTTATGCTAGTGTCATCGGCTCTAGTTTTGTTGATGACACCGGGCTTGGCTTTCTTCTATGGTGGATTTGTGCGATCGCGTAACGTCCTCAATACACTTATGATGAGTTTTGTCCTCATGGGGATAGTGGGTGTCACCTGGATTTTGTGGGGATATAGCCTTGCATTTTCTCCAGGTAATGGCATCATTGGGGGCATCCAGTGGGCATTCGGAAATGTAGGCTTGGATGTGAGTGGTTATTTGCCCCACATGGCATACGAAGATGCTCTCAAAGCTGCAAACCCCAAATATGCTGACGTGGCTTCCTATGCAGGAACCATTCCTCACCAAGCATTCATGATTTACCAAGCAATGTTTGCCATTATTGCCCCGGCTTTGATTTCAGGTGCGATCGCTGAGAGAATGAGCTTTACTGGATACTCCTTATTTGTTCTTTTGTGGTCAACATTTATCTATTCTCCTTTGGCACACATGGTATGGGCTAAAGGTGGATTTTTGGGACTGTATGGTGGTTTAGGCGCTCTAGACTTTGCAGGTGGTACAGTTGTCCACATCAGTTCCGGCGTTTCTGCCCTTGTTGCCGCAATCGTATTAGGACCTCGCAAAACCTATCCGGAACGTCTCAGCCCACCCCACAATGTACCCTTCATCCTTTTAGGTGCAGCTTTGTTGTGGTTTGGTTGGTTTGGTTTCAATGCTGGAAGTGCTTTAGGTGCAAATAGTGTTGCTACGGTAGCATTTGTCGCCACTAACACAGCAGCAGCCTCAGCAGCTTTGATGTGGTTAATTTTAGAAAAAGTCTTACGCGGGAAACCCACCGCAGTTGGTGCAGCCACAGGGGCTGTTGCTGGCTTGGTTGGGATCACCCCTGCGGCGGGATTTGTGACACCTGTTGCAGCAATTTTGATTGGTGCCATTACTGCCTTTGTTTGTTTCTACGCAGTTAGCTTTAAGCATAAAGTAAACATTGATGATGCCCTTGATACCTTCCCTGTTCACGGTGTCGGTGGAACAGTGGGAGCAATTCTTACAGGGATATTTGCCACCACAACAGTGAATGCCGGGGGTGCAAACGGCTTACTCTACAAAAACCCTCAGCAATTCTTAACCCAAATTATCGCCATTGTCATTGCCTATGTAGTCGCTGGTGTTGGAACTTGGGTAATTCTCAAGATTGTTGATGCTACCGTTGGATTACGTGTCAAAGAAGAAGTTGAATTCCAGGGTATAGATATCAACGAACATGGTGAAGAAGCTTACAATGATGAATTTGGCGATCGCATTTCTGTCGTGAATAAACAATAA
- a CDS encoding ammonium transporter, producing the protein MKLKQNRNWNRRSHHHYKTPSNHAAKSSFQLEKLAQSIKGLSWGWQACIPLACLLVLAWGYTAFAQTPAAPTTGELKNSIGDLKVAIDTLWVAIAAFLVFFMNAGFCMLETGFCRQKNAVNVLSKNLIVFALATVAFWAIGFGLMFGDGNDFIGLTGFFLQGNDNSPAVGDAYKGVFGSLNWTGVPLEAKFLFQLVFAGTAATIVSGAVAERIKFVDFLIFSVLLVGVAYGITGHWIWGGGWLYKAGFWDFAGSTVVHSVGGWAALMGAAFLGPRIGKYQNKKPVAIPGHNMSIATLGCLILWLGWFGFNPGSVMAADPKAITHIALTTNMAGAVGGIAATATAWFYLGKPDLSMIINGILAGLVGVTASCAWVSIPSSIVIGLVAGIIVVFSVTFFDRLGIDDPVGATSVHLVCGIWGTLAVGLFSAGPGAYPWMVDLAGKPVGPHGLFMGGGLSTLIPQIIGIVSVGGITVLLSTIFWLALKATLGIRVSANEEIEGLDIAEHGMEAYSGFLKEGNVFTESSNYDPMPPQGDVPSRY; encoded by the coding sequence TTGAAATTAAAACAAAATCGGAACTGGAACCGAAGAAGTCATCATCACTACAAGACACCAAGCAACCATGCTGCAAAATCTAGTTTCCAACTAGAAAAATTAGCCCAAAGCATCAAAGGCTTATCTTGGGGTTGGCAAGCTTGTATTCCCCTTGCTTGCCTTCTGGTACTGGCTTGGGGCTATACTGCGTTCGCGCAAACACCAGCAGCCCCAACAACTGGGGAATTAAAAAATTCTATTGGTGATTTAAAAGTTGCCATTGACACCCTTTGGGTAGCAATCGCGGCTTTTTTAGTCTTCTTTATGAATGCCGGATTCTGCATGTTAGAAACTGGTTTTTGTCGCCAGAAAAATGCTGTTAATGTCCTCTCCAAAAACTTAATTGTATTTGCCTTAGCCACTGTTGCCTTTTGGGCAATTGGTTTCGGGTTGATGTTTGGAGATGGTAATGACTTCATCGGTTTGACAGGATTTTTCCTCCAAGGTAACGATAATAGCCCCGCAGTCGGTGATGCTTACAAAGGCGTTTTCGGTTCCCTGAATTGGACTGGTGTACCTCTAGAAGCAAAATTCCTCTTCCAACTAGTATTTGCTGGAACTGCTGCCACCATCGTTTCTGGGGCAGTTGCAGAAAGAATTAAATTTGTTGATTTTCTGATTTTCAGCGTTTTATTGGTGGGAGTTGCCTACGGTATCACCGGACACTGGATTTGGGGTGGTGGTTGGTTATATAAAGCTGGCTTTTGGGACTTTGCTGGTTCTACAGTTGTTCACTCAGTTGGTGGTTGGGCTGCTTTGATGGGTGCGGCATTCTTAGGACCCCGCATTGGCAAATACCAAAACAAGAAACCTGTGGCAATTCCTGGTCACAATATGAGTATTGCCACCCTTGGCTGCTTGATTCTATGGTTGGGTTGGTTTGGCTTTAACCCCGGTTCAGTCATGGCTGCTGACCCCAAAGCAATTACCCACATTGCTTTGACAACTAACATGGCTGGTGCAGTTGGTGGAATTGCGGCAACTGCTACTGCATGGTTTTATTTGGGTAAACCAGATTTATCAATGATCATCAACGGCATTTTAGCTGGTTTGGTGGGTGTTACAGCTTCCTGCGCTTGGGTAAGTATTCCCAGTTCCATTGTTATAGGTTTAGTTGCAGGAATTATTGTAGTCTTCTCTGTCACCTTCTTTGACAGATTGGGTATTGATGATCCAGTTGGTGCGACATCCGTACACTTAGTTTGCGGTATTTGGGGAACTTTGGCTGTAGGTTTGTTCTCGGCAGGACCTGGTGCTTATCCTTGGATGGTGGATTTAGCAGGTAAACCAGTGGGACCCCACGGTTTATTTATGGGTGGCGGATTATCTACATTGATTCCCCAGATTATTGGGATTGTTTCTGTTGGGGGAATCACAGTTCTTCTCAGTACCATCTTTTGGTTAGCCCTGAAAGCTACATTGGGTATTCGAGTATCGGCTAATGAGGAAATCGAAGGCTTAGATATTGCTGAACATGGTATGGAAGCATACAGTGGTTTTCTGAAGGAAGGTAATGTATTTACAGAATCTTCCAACTATGATCCGATGCCACCACAAGGTGATGTACCAAGTAGATACTAA
- the purE gene encoding 5-(carboxyamino)imidazole ribonucleotide mutase produces MSPIIGIIMGSDSDLPTMKDAIAICEEFNILAEVAIVSAHRTPERMVDYAKSAHERGIKVIIAGAGGAAHLPGMVASLTPLPVIGVPIATRHLQGVDSLYSIVQMPAGIPVATVSIGNAKNAGLLAVQIIACSNPELLVKVQEYRKNLCDLVMSKQSKLEELGYTEYLKAME; encoded by the coding sequence ATGTCCCCCATCATCGGTATTATTATGGGTAGTGATTCTGATCTGCCCACAATGAAAGACGCGATCGCTATCTGCGAAGAATTCAATATATTAGCTGAAGTTGCCATAGTCAGCGCTCACCGTACCCCTGAAAGAATGGTGGATTATGCCAAATCTGCACATGAAAGAGGCATCAAGGTTATCATTGCTGGTGCGGGAGGTGCTGCACATCTTCCGGGGATGGTGGCATCTCTCACCCCTTTACCTGTAATTGGTGTACCGATTGCTACTCGTCACCTTCAGGGTGTTGACTCGTTATATTCAATTGTGCAGATGCCAGCAGGTATACCTGTAGCCACTGTTTCCATTGGCAATGCTAAAAATGCTGGGCTTTTGGCTGTACAAATTATTGCCTGTAGTAATCCGGAATTACTCGTAAAGGTGCAAGAATATCGGAAAAATCTTTGTGACTTGGTGATGTCGAAGCAATCAAAATTAGAGGAATTGGGCTACACAGAATATTTAAAGGCTATGGAATAA
- a CDS encoding Uma2 family endonuclease — protein sequence MEALTVDFKSVIELTDEQFYQLCSSNPDVRFERNATGELIIMPPVGGESGNRNGRVNQQLFNWSDIDNTGIAFDSSTGFKLPNGAERSPDAFWVKLSRWNALTSEQQTRFLPLAPDFVIELLSPSDSLKVTQKKMEEYQSNGVGLGWLINRKLRQVEIYRVGKEVEVLDNPSSLLGEDILPGFVLNLDVIW from the coding sequence ATGGAAGCCTTAACAGTAGATTTCAAATCAGTTATTGAATTAACAGACGAGCAATTTTATCAATTGTGTAGCTCAAATCCCGATGTCAGATTTGAGCGCAATGCAACAGGGGAATTAATTATTATGCCACCAGTTGGGGGAGAATCAGGAAATAGAAATGGTAGAGTTAATCAACAATTATTTAATTGGTCAGACATAGATAATACTGGTATAGCTTTTGATTCATCTACAGGTTTTAAATTACCTAATGGTGCAGAACGTTCTCCTGATGCTTTTTGGGTAAAATTATCAAGGTGGAATGCATTAACATCAGAACAACAAACTAGATTTTTACCTCTTGCACCAGATTTTGTAATTGAGTTACTTTCACCAAGTGATAGTTTGAAAGTAACTCAGAAAAAGATGGAAGAATATCAAAGTAATGGTGTAGGTTTGGGTTGGTTGATAAATCGGAAGTTGCGACAAGTTGAGATTTATCGAGTTGGGAAAGAAGTGGAAGTTTTAGATAATCCTAGCAGTTTGTTGGGTGAAGATATTTTGCCTGGGTTTGTATTGAATTTGGATGTGATTTGGTAA
- a CDS encoding type II toxin-antitoxin system HicA family toxin: MESLLKALAAEVTQGQGSRVRVKLDGIRAVFHEPHPEKETNRGAVKSVREFLLKAGVEVEKEIEDIEDINSSEDK, encoded by the coding sequence ATTGAAAGTCTTTTAAAAGCACTTGCTGCGGAGGTTACACAAGGACAAGGTTCACGGGTTAGGGTTAAATTAGATGGAATTAGGGCAGTTTTTCATGAACCACATCCCGAAAAAGAGACAAATAGAGGAGCAGTAAAATCAGTTAGAGAGTTTTTGTTGAAAGCTGGAGTTGAAGTAGAAAAAGAAATAGAAGACATAGAAGATATAAATAGCTCGGAAGATAAATAA
- a CDS encoding type II toxin-antitoxin system HicB family antitoxin: MMNYKGYTAVIEVDIEAGILFGRVLDINDVITFKGKTVDEAREEFYNSVDDYLSFCEDLGEEPDKSFSGKLPFRTTPENHRKIFIAAKKTGKSINAWMDEVLTFAAEKVINLESAGNSIR; this comes from the coding sequence ATGATGAATTACAAGGGATATACAGCAGTTATCGAAGTTGATATAGAAGCAGGAATTTTGTTTGGAAGAGTATTAGATATTAATGATGTCATCACATTCAAAGGTAAAACTGTTGATGAAGCCAGGGAAGAATTTTACAATTCAGTAGATGATTATTTGTCTTTTTGTGAAGACTTGGGAGAGGAACCAGATAAATCTTTTTCTGGGAAATTGCCATTTCGGACGACTCCCGAAAATCATCGTAAAATATTTATTGCTGCCAAAAAAACAGGTAAAAGTATTAATGCATGGATGGATGAGGTTTTAACCTTCGCAGCAGAGAAAGTAATTAATTTGGAAAGTGCTGGTAATTCAATTCGATGA
- a CDS encoding FAD-dependent hydroxylase yields MQLLTQIPQSSAAPPATTQPLGYDYDLVIVGGGIAGLTLASALKNSGLTVLLVEAKLESAAAMKGQAYAVHMLSALIFQGIGVWKQILPQIETYRRVKLSDGDYSGTVEFSTQDIAADDLGYVAEHQALLYPLQSFVKECANVTVLCPAEVVETQYHQDAAVTTLRVGEETQLIRSRLIVAADGARSRIRENAGIQTQGWKYWQSCIVAFVKPEKSHNQTAYEKFQASGPFAILPLPGNRCRIVWTAPHEEAKALLALNDEQFLVELTNRYGHQMGRLELLGDRFIFPVQLMQSSKYVSNRLALVGDAAHNCHPVGGQGLNLGIRDVAALAQVIEEAHTQGEDIGDIQVLKRYQKWRKLENLTILGFTDILDRVFSNNFLPIVLLRRLGLQAMRYIPVLKVFSLKLMIGLLGKTPKIAQQKAIN; encoded by the coding sequence ATGCAACTTTTGACTCAAATTCCCCAAAGCAGTGCAGCACCCCCAGCCACGACGCAACCGCTGGGATATGATTATGATTTGGTCATAGTTGGTGGTGGAATTGCGGGTTTAACTTTAGCTAGTGCGTTAAAAAATTCGGGATTAACTGTGTTGTTGGTGGAGGCAAAGCTGGAGTCGGCAGCAGCGATGAAGGGACAAGCTTATGCTGTACATATGCTTTCAGCTTTGATTTTCCAGGGAATTGGGGTCTGGAAGCAAATATTGCCCCAAATTGAAACCTATCGTCGGGTAAAGTTGTCGGATGGTGATTATTCGGGGACGGTGGAATTTAGTACCCAAGATATTGCTGCTGATGATTTGGGTTATGTGGCAGAACACCAAGCGCTGTTATATCCTTTGCAAAGTTTTGTGAAAGAATGTGCCAACGTTACCGTTTTGTGTCCGGCTGAGGTGGTGGAAACCCAATATCACCAAGATGCAGCAGTGACGACACTAAGAGTCGGTGAAGAAACCCAACTAATTCGCAGCCGTTTAATTGTAGCTGCCGATGGAGCGCGATCGCGTATTCGTGAAAATGCCGGAATTCAAACTCAAGGTTGGAAATATTGGCAATCATGTATTGTGGCATTTGTCAAGCCTGAGAAGTCTCACAATCAAACGGCTTATGAGAAATTCCAAGCAAGTGGACCTTTTGCAATTTTACCTTTACCGGGGAATCGTTGCCGAATTGTGTGGACTGCACCACATGAAGAGGCAAAAGCTTTACTAGCACTGAATGACGAGCAATTTTTAGTCGAATTAACCAACCGCTACGGACACCAAATGGGTAGGTTGGAGTTATTAGGCGATCGCTTTATCTTCCCAGTGCAGTTGATGCAAAGCAGTAAGTATGTATCCAATCGTTTAGCATTGGTTGGGGATGCTGCACATAATTGTCATCCTGTGGGTGGACAAGGGTTAAATTTAGGCATTCGGGATGTGGCAGCTTTAGCACAGGTGATTGAAGAAGCACATACCCAAGGTGAAGATATTGGTGATATTCAAGTTCTCAAACGTTACCAAAAGTGGCGTAAATTGGAAAACCTCACAATTTTAGGTTTTACTGATATTCTAGACCGGGTATTTTCTAACAACTTCCTCCCCATTGTCCTGTTGCGTCGCTTGGGTTTACAAGCAATGCGCTACATTCCTGTACTCAAAGTATTTTCACTAAAACTGATGATTGGACTATTAGGAAAAACGCCAAAAATTGCTCAACAGAAAGCGATTAATTGA